One genomic window of Macaca nemestrina isolate mMacNem1 unplaced genomic scaffold, mMacNem.hap1 Scaffold_46, whole genome shotgun sequence includes the following:
- the LOC139361380 gene encoding voltage-gated chloride channel TMC4-like, with amino-acid sequence MTLLPTWLGGAPPGPPASNTSSPCGSYNPHSQGLVTFVTQLFNLLSGETLTVQLQEPRLLPQWPPRRLPPQGYLEWSPLFYGFYPPRPRLAVTYLCWAFAVGLICLLLILHRSVSGLKQTLLAESGDLTSYSHRVFSAWDFALCGDIHVQLRQRIILYELQVELEETVVRRQAAVRTLGQEARVWLVQVLLNLLVIAHLGGAFYGVYWATESIVALQETPLVQELPLLKLGVNYLPSIFIAGGNFVLPPVFKLIALLEGYTRIRQIVFILLRFQPHGDGWE; translated from the exons ATGACGCTGCTGCCCACCTGGCTGGGAGGCGCTCCCCCAGGCCCTCCCGCCTCCAACACCTCCTCGCCTTGCGGCTCCTATAACCCCCACTCCCAGGGCCTGGTCACCTTTGTCACTCAGCTCTTCAACTTGCTCTCAGGAGAA ACCCTGACTGTGCAGCTCCAGGAGCCCCGCCTCCTCCCACAGTGGCCCCCGCGCCGCCTTCCCCCACAGGGTTACCTGGAATGGTCCCCTCTTTTCTATGGCTTCTACCCGCCCCGCCCACGCCTGGCGGTCACCTACCTGTGCTGGGCCTTTGCAGTTGGCCTCATCTGCCTCTTGCTCATCCTGCATCG CTCGGTGTCCGGGCTGAAGCAGACACTGCTGGCGGAGTCCGGGGATCTGACCAGCTACAGCCACCGGGTGTTCTCGGCCTGGGACTTCGCCCTCTGCGGGGACATCCACGTGCAGCTGCGCCAGCGCATCATCTTGTACGAATTACAG GTGGAGCTGGAGGAGACAGTGGTGCGGCGCCAGGCTGCTGTGCGGACTCTGGGCCAGGAAGCCAGGGTTTGGTTGGTGCAGGTGCTGCTCAACCTGCTGGTGATTGCACACCTTGGGGGAGCCTTCTATGGCGTCTACTGGGCTACAGAGAGCATCGTGGCGCTGCAG GAGACGCCCCTTGTTCAGGAGTTGCCACTGCTGAAGCTTGGGGTGAATTACCTTCCGTCCATCTTCATCGCTGGGGGCAACTTTGTGCTGCCGCCCGTGTTCAAGCTCATTGCTCTACTGGAAGGCTACACTAGAATTCGCCAGATCGTTTTTATCCTGCTCAGGTTCCAGCCTCATGGGGATGGCTGGGAATGA